One genomic segment of Arthrobacter sp. zg-Y1110 includes these proteins:
- a CDS encoding FKBP-type peptidyl-prolyl cis-trans isomerase encodes MSFGKREYDRQKPEIDFPAHDAPTDLIIEDLVVGDGREVKAGDTVSTHYVGVAFSTGEEFDASWNRGTPLDFRVGVGQVIQGWDQGLLGMKVGGRRRLEIPSSMAYGDRGAGSAVAPGESLIFVVDLLGVR; translated from the coding sequence AAGCGTGAATACGACCGCCAGAAGCCGGAGATCGATTTCCCGGCCCACGATGCCCCCACGGATCTCATTATTGAGGACCTCGTGGTCGGCGACGGCCGGGAAGTAAAGGCCGGAGACACGGTTTCCACCCACTACGTGGGCGTTGCCTTCTCCACCGGCGAGGAGTTCGACGCGTCCTGGAACCGGGGCACACCCCTGGACTTCCGTGTGGGCGTAGGCCAGGTTATCCAGGGCTGGGACCAGGGCCTGCTGGGCATGAAGGTCGGCGGCCGCCGCCGGCTCGAAATCCCTTCCTCGATGGCCTACGGCGACCGGGGCGCCGGATCCGCCGTGGCTCCGGGCGAGTCGCTGATCTTCGTAGTGGACCTGCTCGGCGTCCGCTGA
- a CDS encoding YafY family protein, translating into MSAKRTERLLNLVIALLSTRRGFTKHELFEEIELYSEASTADAREKLFDRDKAFLREQGIPVESYSEETLFEDNTTQRYRIRQDAYRLPGVRFTPEESAVLTLAARMWDQASLGSAAARALRKLHARGVLPDDAAAIPLQPSIRTNDAHFDEIWRAATTRMPVTFGYRPVGSTEKSVRQVQPWGMGSRFGHWYLVGYDLDRGAERIFRLSRMEGPVRLRPGAYTVPADFDIDASLASLDDVYAPRPAAVEVDPGAGAALRLQAESIEPGNAGRDRLQLRVRDLDALAADTAALGAAAVAVEPAEFADAVRTALARALETQRRPLPGFELAASAAPARRPASGAQDHLTRLLDLVPYVLANQGADMNETADAFGVSKEQLGKDLNLLFVSGPRHYPNGLMDVSFDDDRIYIENAENLSEPVRFGMDEAAALIVGLDTLSALPGIGSSAAVASALEKLTEAAGEAGGVGTAVAARLDDESDGTVLAELQQAISGTRQLELRYLVPRRDEVTLRTVDPRRLFSVDNTWYLEAWCHRAEAPRNFRVDRIHGVRDTGPALTHAPEPGAAFPASLFTPGPLDHRVTLVLEPAALWVAEAYDAERQAPLADGRTAVELRTADTAWIPAFTARLGGAAAVAAPEELRSATLAWLEEAAANYRPA; encoded by the coding sequence GTGTCCGCCAAGAGAACCGAACGCCTGCTGAATCTGGTCATTGCGCTGCTGTCCACGCGCAGGGGCTTCACCAAGCACGAGTTGTTCGAAGAGATTGAACTGTATTCAGAAGCCTCCACGGCAGATGCCCGGGAAAAGCTCTTTGACCGGGACAAGGCCTTCCTGCGCGAACAGGGCATCCCGGTGGAGTCCTACAGCGAAGAGACTCTGTTCGAGGACAACACCACCCAGCGCTACCGCATCCGGCAGGACGCGTACCGGCTTCCCGGTGTCCGGTTCACGCCGGAGGAATCCGCCGTCCTGACCCTGGCCGCCCGTATGTGGGACCAGGCATCGCTGGGCTCGGCCGCCGCCCGCGCCCTGCGCAAGCTCCACGCCCGGGGAGTGCTTCCCGACGACGCCGCGGCCATTCCCCTCCAGCCCAGCATCCGCACCAATGACGCGCATTTCGACGAGATCTGGCGTGCCGCCACCACCCGCATGCCGGTAACCTTCGGCTACCGGCCGGTCGGCAGCACGGAGAAGTCCGTCCGGCAGGTCCAGCCCTGGGGCATGGGCAGCCGCTTCGGCCACTGGTACCTGGTGGGCTACGACCTGGACCGCGGCGCGGAACGGATCTTCCGGCTTTCCCGCATGGAGGGGCCGGTACGGCTGCGGCCAGGCGCCTACACCGTGCCCGCGGACTTCGACATCGACGCCTCGCTCGCTTCCCTGGACGACGTCTATGCGCCGCGGCCGGCAGCAGTGGAAGTCGATCCCGGCGCCGGGGCGGCCCTGCGGCTGCAGGCAGAATCCATCGAGCCCGGAAACGCAGGCCGGGACCGGCTCCAGCTGCGGGTCCGCGATCTGGATGCGCTGGCCGCGGACACCGCCGCCCTCGGCGCGGCCGCCGTCGCCGTCGAACCGGCCGAATTTGCCGACGCCGTCCGTACCGCCCTCGCCCGCGCCCTGGAAACCCAGCGCCGGCCGCTGCCGGGATTCGAACTGGCCGCCTCCGCCGCTCCGGCCCGCCGTCCGGCGTCGGGCGCGCAGGACCACCTCACCCGCCTGCTGGACCTGGTGCCCTATGTCCTGGCGAACCAGGGTGCGGACATGAACGAAACCGCCGATGCCTTCGGTGTCAGCAAGGAACAGCTGGGCAAGGACCTGAACCTGCTGTTCGTGAGCGGCCCGCGGCATTACCCCAACGGGCTGATGGACGTCAGTTTCGACGACGACCGGATCTACATCGAGAACGCCGAGAACCTCTCCGAGCCGGTGCGTTTCGGCATGGACGAAGCCGCGGCCCTGATCGTGGGGTTGGACACACTGTCGGCCCTGCCGGGCATCGGTTCCTCCGCAGCGGTTGCCAGCGCCCTGGAGAAGCTGACCGAGGCGGCAGGGGAGGCCGGCGGCGTCGGCACCGCTGTCGCGGCCCGTCTGGACGACGAATCCGACGGCACCGTACTGGCCGAACTCCAGCAGGCGATCAGCGGCACGCGCCAGCTTGAACTGCGCTATCTGGTTCCGCGCCGTGACGAAGTCACTCTCCGCACCGTTGACCCGAGGCGGCTCTTCTCCGTGGACAACACCTGGTACCTGGAAGCGTGGTGCCACCGGGCGGAAGCGCCGCGGAATTTCCGGGTGGACCGGATCCACGGCGTGCGGGACACCGGCCCGGCCCTGACCCACGCCCCGGAGCCCGGGGCCGCATTCCCTGCCAGCCTGTTCACGCCGGGACCCCTGGATCACCGGGTGACGCTGGTCCTGGAGCCCGCCGCCCTCTGGGTGGCCGAGGCCTACGACGCCGAACGGCAGGCGCCGCTGGCGGACGGACGAACCGCGGTGGAACTGCGCACGGCGGATACCGCCTGGATTCCGGCTTTCACTGCCCGGTTGGGCGGAGCTGCCGCGGTCGCGGCGCCGGAGGAACTGCGTTCCGCCACCCTGGCCTGGCTGGAGGAGGCTGCCGCGAACTACCGGCCTGCGTAG
- the tatA gene encoding Sec-independent protein translocase subunit TatA — MRLEGWQIIVIVVLAILLFGAPKLPGLARSLGQSLRIFKSEVRQMKDDNPSTTAPTDPVEGKVVHPAPQPKASEQTFFPGQTPPSGTPGGSPDSAGNPPTSR; from the coding sequence ATGAGGCTTGAAGGCTGGCAAATCATCGTCATTGTTGTACTGGCCATTCTGCTCTTCGGCGCTCCGAAGCTTCCGGGGCTGGCAAGGAGCTTGGGGCAGTCCCTTCGCATCTTCAAATCCGAAGTCCGACAGATGAAGGACGACAATCCTTCGACCACGGCGCCCACCGATCCGGTGGAGGGGAAGGTAGTGCACCCCGCACCGCAGCCGAAGGCGTCCGAACAAACGTTCTTCCCCGGACAGACTCCGCCCTCCGGAACCCCGGGCGGGTCCCCGGATTCTGCGGGTAACCCGCCAACCAGCCGCTAG
- the tatC gene encoding twin-arginine translocase subunit TatC — protein sequence MALNKGRKSNPEGRMALKEHLREFRNRLFKSAIAVVLGTVGGFFVYLPVFEALTRPLLEAGNSGGRFTTINFEGVATPFDQMVQVSVFVGLVASSPVWLYQAWAFITPGLKRKERRAALGFLAAAVPLFIGGIVLAWLILPQAVRVLTDFTPEGGSNVITASVYLAFVLRLLLAFGIAFLIPVFLVGLNLAGLLSGRTIIKYWRITVFLICLFAAMAAPGADALSMFYLAAPLLLLFAVAVGICLLNDRRRVRKQAEREAAVEAEADTATPIDKL from the coding sequence GTGGCGCTGAACAAAGGGCGCAAATCCAACCCCGAAGGGCGGATGGCCCTCAAGGAGCATCTGCGGGAATTCCGCAACAGGCTCTTCAAGTCGGCCATCGCCGTGGTGCTGGGCACCGTGGGCGGGTTCTTCGTCTACCTGCCCGTTTTTGAGGCGCTGACCCGGCCGCTCCTGGAAGCAGGCAACAGCGGCGGCCGATTCACCACCATCAACTTCGAAGGCGTCGCCACTCCGTTCGACCAGATGGTCCAGGTCTCGGTGTTCGTGGGACTTGTGGCCTCCAGCCCGGTGTGGCTCTATCAGGCCTGGGCGTTCATCACGCCCGGACTCAAGCGCAAGGAACGCCGCGCGGCCCTGGGCTTCCTGGCCGCCGCCGTCCCGCTGTTCATCGGCGGTATTGTCCTGGCGTGGCTGATCCTGCCACAGGCAGTGCGGGTGCTTACCGATTTCACGCCCGAGGGCGGGTCCAACGTCATTACGGCTTCGGTCTACCTGGCCTTCGTGCTGCGGTTGCTCCTGGCCTTCGGCATCGCCTTCCTGATTCCGGTATTCCTGGTGGGCCTGAACCTGGCCGGCCTGTTGAGCGGGCGGACCATCATTAAATACTGGCGGATCACCGTCTTCCTGATCTGCCTTTTTGCCGCCATGGCTGCTCCCGGCGCCGACGCCCTGAGCATGTTCTACCTCGCCGCGCCGCTGCTGCTGCTTTTCGCCGTGGCGGTGGGCATCTGCCTGCTCAATGACCGGCGCCGGGTCCGGAAGCAGGCGGAGCGGGAAGCAGCAGTGGAAGCCGAAGCCGACACGGCCACCCCCATCGACAAGCTGTAA
- a CDS encoding RNA helicase codes for MTSPSERYLAAKQRSEHAKTQLGVFEQSLGFELDAFQSEACQSLEAGRGVLVAAPTGAGKTVVGEFAVYLALQNGLKAFYTTPIKALSNQKYSELAAAYGSDRVGLLTGDTSINPDADVVVMTTEVLRNMLYSNSDTLIDLGYVVMDEVHYLADRFRGAVWEEVIIHLPSDVRVVSLSATVSNAEEFGAWLDTVRGDTDVVVSEHRPVPLWQHVMVGRDIFDLFESDVSFDEAADEQPGAKERYRVNPELMELARAESRVNQRGHWGGPRGSSRGGRRDSSRGGRPGGHGGPPITRIQRASRPQVIAQLDRNGLLPAITFIFSRNGCEGAVRQCVESGLWLTDEDERREIARVVDEATQDIPEEDLEVLGFWTWREGLVRGFAAHHAGMLPTFKEVVERLFAAGLVRAVFATETLALGINMPARSVVLEKLDKFNGEAHVDITAGEYTQLTGRAGRRGIDVEGHAVVLWQPGTDPAAVAGLASRRTYPLNSSFRPTYNMSINLIAQFGRERARGILESSFAQFQADRSVVGLAKQVRSREESLAGYEKAMTCHLGDFNEYAALRRQLSDLENTASKTKARNRRSAAAASLENLRPGDIVFLPGGRNSGHAVVLDVDASAREVRPAILTEDKQIRRISAADIDDVLEPVSHIRIPKSFNARSPKDRRDLSSSLRNALHDHRPPRPASARANAMHPAGTERQEQAIAELRRKMRAHPCHGCSEREDHARWAERWWKLRRETDNLVGQIRGRTNTIAKTFDRVCEVLTRYGYVAPDESGLDAVTPAGQKLRRIYGEKDLLVALSLEQGAFTDLDAAELACLASALVYQAKREERGLRPKMPSVSLESAVDVVIRQWSELTDLEEASRLPQTVEPELGLVWPMYKWVKGKHLQVALNGTELAAGDFVRWAKQVIDLLDQLAKVPDLPAGMRRRFLDAISLVRRGVVAYSNVGD; via the coding sequence ATGACTTCTCCTTCGGAGCGGTACCTTGCCGCAAAACAACGTTCCGAACATGCCAAGACGCAGCTGGGGGTCTTCGAGCAGTCGCTGGGCTTCGAACTGGACGCTTTCCAGTCGGAAGCCTGCCAGTCCCTCGAAGCCGGCCGCGGCGTCCTCGTCGCAGCCCCCACGGGGGCCGGCAAGACCGTGGTGGGGGAGTTCGCCGTCTATCTGGCCCTGCAAAACGGCCTGAAGGCCTTCTACACCACCCCCATCAAGGCCCTGAGCAACCAGAAATACAGCGAGCTGGCCGCCGCTTACGGCAGTGACCGGGTGGGCCTGCTGACGGGAGACACCAGCATCAACCCGGACGCCGACGTCGTGGTGATGACCACCGAAGTGCTGCGGAACATGCTCTACTCCAACTCGGACACCCTCATCGACCTGGGCTACGTGGTCATGGACGAGGTGCATTACCTGGCGGACCGGTTCCGCGGGGCGGTCTGGGAAGAGGTCATCATCCACCTGCCTTCCGACGTCCGGGTGGTTTCGCTCAGCGCCACCGTGTCCAATGCCGAGGAATTCGGCGCCTGGCTGGACACCGTCCGCGGCGACACCGACGTGGTGGTTTCGGAGCACCGGCCGGTTCCGCTCTGGCAGCACGTGATGGTCGGCCGCGACATCTTCGACCTGTTCGAATCCGATGTTTCCTTCGACGAGGCAGCCGATGAGCAGCCCGGCGCCAAGGAACGCTACCGGGTCAACCCCGAGCTGATGGAGCTGGCGCGGGCCGAGTCCCGCGTCAACCAGCGGGGACACTGGGGCGGTCCGCGCGGTTCCTCCCGCGGCGGACGCCGTGACTCCTCCCGCGGCGGGCGGCCCGGCGGCCACGGCGGGCCGCCGATCACACGCATCCAGCGGGCATCGCGGCCGCAGGTCATCGCCCAGCTGGACCGCAACGGCCTGCTGCCCGCCATCACCTTCATCTTTTCCCGCAACGGCTGCGAGGGCGCTGTACGCCAGTGCGTCGAGTCGGGCCTTTGGCTGACGGACGAAGACGAACGCCGGGAGATTGCCCGGGTGGTGGACGAAGCCACCCAGGACATCCCCGAAGAAGACCTCGAGGTGCTGGGGTTCTGGACGTGGCGCGAGGGCCTGGTGCGCGGTTTCGCCGCCCACCACGCCGGTATGCTGCCCACCTTCAAGGAAGTGGTGGAACGCCTGTTCGCCGCCGGGCTGGTCCGCGCGGTTTTCGCCACCGAAACGCTGGCCCTGGGCATCAACATGCCGGCACGGTCCGTGGTGCTGGAAAAACTGGACAAGTTCAACGGCGAAGCGCACGTGGACATCACCGCCGGCGAGTACACCCAGCTGACCGGCCGGGCAGGACGCCGCGGGATCGACGTCGAGGGCCACGCCGTGGTCCTGTGGCAGCCGGGCACCGACCCCGCTGCCGTGGCGGGCCTGGCCTCGCGGCGCACGTACCCGCTGAACTCCAGTTTCCGGCCCACCTACAACATGAGCATCAACCTCATCGCGCAGTTCGGGCGGGAACGGGCGCGCGGGATCCTCGAGTCCTCCTTCGCCCAGTTCCAGGCGGACCGGTCCGTGGTGGGCCTGGCGAAGCAGGTCCGTTCGCGCGAAGAATCACTCGCCGGCTACGAAAAGGCGATGACCTGCCACCTGGGGGACTTCAACGAGTACGCTGCCCTGCGCCGGCAGCTCTCGGACCTGGAAAACACCGCGTCAAAAACCAAGGCGCGGAATCGGCGGAGTGCCGCCGCAGCCTCGCTGGAGAACCTGCGCCCCGGGGACATCGTGTTCCTTCCCGGAGGCCGGAACTCCGGCCACGCCGTCGTACTGGACGTGGATGCCTCCGCCCGCGAGGTGCGGCCGGCGATCCTGACCGAAGACAAGCAGATCCGGCGTATCAGCGCTGCCGACATCGATGACGTCCTTGAACCGGTCTCGCACATCCGCATCCCCAAGTCCTTCAACGCCCGCTCACCCAAGGACCGGCGCGATCTGTCCTCGTCGCTGCGCAACGCACTGCACGACCATCGGCCGCCGCGGCCGGCGTCGGCCCGCGCCAACGCCATGCACCCGGCGGGCACGGAGCGGCAGGAGCAGGCAATCGCAGAGCTGCGCCGGAAAATGCGGGCGCATCCCTGCCACGGCTGCAGTGAACGTGAAGACCACGCCCGCTGGGCCGAGCGCTGGTGGAAGCTGCGCCGGGAAACCGACAACCTCGTCGGACAGATCCGGGGCCGCACCAACACCATTGCCAAAACCTTCGACCGGGTCTGCGAGGTGCTTACCCGGTACGGCTACGTTGCCCCGGACGAGTCCGGCCTCGACGCCGTGACCCCGGCCGGACAGAAACTGCGGCGCATCTACGGCGAAAAGGACCTCCTCGTGGCCCTCTCGCTGGAGCAGGGCGCCTTCACTGACCTCGACGCCGCCGAGCTGGCCTGCCTGGCCTCTGCCCTGGTCTACCAGGCGAAGCGGGAAGAGCGCGGGCTGCGGCCGAAGATGCCGAGTGTTTCGCTGGAGTCGGCGGTGGACGTCGTCATCCGCCAGTGGTCCGAGCTCACGGACCTCGAAGAGGCGTCCCGGCTGCCGCAGACCGTCGAACCGGAACTGGGCCTGGTCTGGCCCATGTACAAGTGGGTCAAGGGCAAGCACCTCCAGGTGGCCCTGAACGGCACGGAGCTGGCGGCGGGGGACTTTGTCCGGTGGGCCAAGCAGGTGATCGACCTGCTGGACCAGCTGGCCAAGGTCCCGGACCTGCCGGCCGGCATGCGCCGCCGCTTCCTGGACGCCATTTCCCTGGTGCGGCGCGGCGTCGTCGCCTACTCCAACGTCGGCGACTGA
- a CDS encoding amidohydrolase produces the protein MNGSPIPSARTLTLYRNGSVYSAGDPFATAMLVDGDTIAWVGSEQAATSIQDSKMDVVDLQGALVAPGFVDSHVHTTELGMSLVTLDLSGCTSLDDLLDTVREHAAGTTGLILGSNWDESRWPERRAPTAAELDAASGNRAVYLSRSDVHCAAVSGTLAAELRLQEYDGWDNGFVVRAAHDAARTVARDADPDQRGVLQLAALKHAASRGVVAVAEMSAPHIAPPEDLRRLLGLDGPLSDDALPQILPYWGQLAETEAQVAGLVDFFEGRLLGLAGDLNIDGSFGARTAALREPYADRPGTSGTMYLTPEQAGRHLELMTKAGLQGGFHVIGDAGMDTALAGLRLAAEAVGEAAVRAAHHRLEHAELTDDAAIAELLRFGVTVSLQPGFDAAWGHPGGLYEQRLGDRRENMNRMASLLSAGVPVALGSDTPVLPLDPWSGVRAAVSHSNPKERVSARAAFIGHTRAGWRAAGESNFMRGQLAAGAPASFALWEVQELMVQTPDANVSAWSTDPRAGTPLLPALDNGDEPRCLQTVHNGKELYRAPDLA, from the coding sequence TTGAACGGCAGTCCCATCCCGAGCGCCCGCACCCTGACGCTCTACCGCAACGGTTCGGTCTACAGCGCCGGCGATCCCTTTGCCACCGCAATGCTGGTCGACGGCGACACCATCGCCTGGGTGGGGTCCGAACAGGCCGCCACCTCCATCCAGGACAGCAAGATGGACGTGGTGGACCTGCAGGGCGCACTGGTGGCGCCCGGATTCGTGGATTCCCACGTCCACACCACCGAGCTGGGCATGTCCCTGGTGACGCTGGACCTGAGCGGTTGCACCTCCCTTGACGATCTGCTGGACACGGTCCGGGAGCACGCGGCGGGGACCACTGGCCTGATCCTGGGGTCCAACTGGGACGAGTCGCGCTGGCCGGAACGGCGCGCACCCACCGCGGCCGAACTCGACGCAGCCTCCGGCAACCGCGCCGTGTACCTCTCCCGCTCCGATGTGCACTGTGCGGCCGTCTCCGGCACGCTGGCGGCCGAACTTCGGCTGCAGGAGTACGACGGCTGGGACAACGGCTTCGTAGTCCGTGCCGCGCACGACGCCGCGCGCACCGTGGCGCGCGACGCTGATCCGGACCAGCGCGGTGTATTACAGCTGGCTGCCCTGAAGCATGCGGCCTCCCGCGGGGTAGTGGCAGTCGCAGAAATGTCCGCACCGCACATTGCGCCGCCGGAGGACCTGCGCCGGTTGCTGGGCCTCGACGGCCCCCTCAGCGACGATGCGCTGCCGCAGATCCTCCCGTACTGGGGCCAGCTGGCGGAAACCGAGGCTCAGGTAGCCGGGCTGGTGGACTTCTTTGAGGGCCGGCTGCTGGGCCTCGCCGGCGACCTGAACATCGACGGGTCCTTCGGTGCCCGTACGGCCGCACTGCGCGAGCCGTACGCCGACCGGCCCGGCACCAGCGGCACCATGTACCTGACTCCGGAACAGGCCGGGCGGCATTTGGAGCTCATGACGAAGGCCGGACTGCAGGGCGGCTTCCACGTCATTGGCGACGCAGGGATGGACACGGCGCTGGCCGGGCTCCGCCTCGCTGCCGAGGCCGTCGGGGAAGCCGCCGTCCGGGCTGCCCACCACCGGCTGGAACATGCGGAACTGACCGATGACGCCGCCATTGCCGAACTGCTGCGCTTTGGCGTCACTGTCAGCCTGCAGCCCGGGTTCGATGCTGCATGGGGCCATCCCGGCGGACTATACGAACAGCGCCTCGGGGACAGGCGGGAAAACATGAACCGGATGGCCTCGCTGCTCTCCGCCGGTGTGCCCGTTGCCCTGGGCTCCGACACGCCCGTCCTGCCGCTGGACCCCTGGTCCGGTGTGCGCGCCGCAGTGTCCCATTCCAACCCCAAGGAGCGGGTCTCGGCGCGGGCAGCGTTTATCGGTCACACCCGTGCCGGCTGGCGTGCGGCAGGGGAGAGCAACTTCATGCGGGGCCAGCTGGCCGCCGGAGCACCGGCGTCCTTCGCGCTGTGGGAAGTGCAGGAACTGATGGTCCAGACACCGGATGCGAACGTATCCGCGTGGAGCACGGATCCGCGGGCCGGCACGCCGCTGCTGCCCGCACTGGACAACGGAGACGAGCCGCGCTGCCTGCAGACGGTACACAACGGCAAAGAGCTGTACCGCGCTCCGGATCTTGCCTGA
- a CDS encoding polyprenol monophosphomannose synthase, which translates to MRVLTIIPTYNEIESLPITLKRLRDAVPDSDVLIADDNSPDGTGGYADEAAANDPKVHVLHRKGKEGLGAAYIAGFRWGLERGYDILVEMDADGSHRPEELPRLLEASKAGADLVIGSRWVTGGSVVNWPFHRKLLSRAGSTYSRFMLGIPVRDITAGYRAFRRGTLEQLDLGAVESVGYGFQVDMTFRVARLGLKITEVPITFVERELGDSKMSGNIVVEAMANVTRWGLTARWRKLTGRG; encoded by the coding sequence GTGCGTGTCCTGACTATCATCCCCACTTACAACGAGATCGAGTCGCTCCCCATCACACTGAAGCGGCTGCGGGACGCAGTTCCAGATTCGGATGTACTGATCGCGGACGATAACAGCCCGGACGGCACCGGCGGCTACGCCGACGAAGCCGCTGCCAACGATCCGAAGGTGCATGTGCTGCACCGCAAGGGCAAGGAAGGACTCGGAGCTGCGTACATTGCCGGCTTCCGATGGGGCCTGGAACGCGGCTACGACATCCTGGTCGAAATGGACGCCGACGGTTCGCACCGTCCGGAGGAGCTGCCCCGCCTGCTTGAAGCCTCCAAGGCGGGTGCCGACCTCGTCATCGGTTCCCGCTGGGTCACCGGAGGATCTGTGGTCAACTGGCCGTTCCACCGAAAGCTGCTTTCCCGCGCCGGCAGCACCTACTCGCGGTTCATGTTGGGCATCCCTGTCCGGGACATCACCGCCGGCTACCGTGCCTTCCGCCGCGGCACCCTGGAGCAGCTGGACCTGGGCGCCGTCGAATCCGTCGGCTACGGCTTCCAGGTGGACATGACCTTCCGCGTGGCTCGCCTGGGCCTGAAGATCACCGAGGTGCCGATCACCTTCGTCGAGCGCGAACTCGGCGACTCCAAGATGAGCGGCAACATTGTCGTTGAGGCAATGGCCAATGTGACCCGCTGGGGTCTGACCGCCCGCTGGCGGAAGCTCACCGGACGCGGCTGA
- a CDS encoding RNA polymerase-binding protein RbpA has protein sequence MSDRSLRGMRLGAQSMETESGVEPAPRQRVEYRCEDGERVFVTFAAEADVPPVWISKTGKEALLVDGEKPDTSNDKPVRTHWDMLLERRSIEELETILQDRLTILRERRGERTSA, from the coding sequence ATGAGCGATCGTAGCCTGCGGGGTATGCGCCTGGGCGCACAGAGCATGGAGACTGAATCCGGTGTGGAGCCGGCTCCCCGCCAGCGGGTGGAATACCGCTGTGAGGACGGCGAGCGTGTTTTCGTAACTTTCGCTGCCGAAGCGGACGTTCCTCCGGTCTGGATCTCCAAGACCGGCAAGGAAGCGCTTCTGGTGGACGGCGAGAAGCCTGACACCAGCAACGACAAGCCGGTGCGGACGCACTGGGACATGCTGCTGGAACGACGCAGCATCGAGGAACTTGAGACGATCCTCCAGGACCGCCTGACGATCCTGCGCGAACGCCGCGGAGAGCGCACCAGCGCCTAA
- a CDS encoding SPFH domain-containing protein, with translation MSGTAVLVILAVLVIFVLVILVKAVKIVPQARAGVVERLGKYQRTLNPGLTILVPFVDRMLPLLDLREQVVSFPPQQVITEDSLVVSIDTVVYFQVTDARAATYEIANYIQAVEQLTTTTLRNVVGGLNLEEALTSRDQINGQLRGVLDDATGRWGIRVSRVELKAIEPPLSIQDSMEKQMRAERERRATILTAEGTKQSQILTAEGRRQAAILAAEGDAKAAILRADGEAQAIAKVFDAIHKGNPDQKLLAYQYLQTLPKLAEGTSNKLWIIPSELGEALKGVGSALGDFVPDAAMHSSNGSTPAQATGPAAASGPAAGA, from the coding sequence ATGAGTGGAACAGCAGTCCTAGTTATTCTCGCCGTCCTGGTGATCTTTGTACTGGTCATCCTGGTCAAGGCGGTCAAGATCGTCCCGCAGGCCCGGGCAGGCGTGGTGGAGCGGCTTGGCAAGTACCAGCGCACGTTGAATCCCGGCCTGACCATCCTGGTTCCTTTTGTGGACCGGATGCTGCCCCTGCTGGACCTGCGTGAACAGGTGGTGTCCTTCCCCCCGCAGCAGGTCATCACCGAGGACTCCCTCGTGGTATCCATCGATACCGTGGTCTATTTCCAGGTCACCGATGCCCGGGCAGCCACCTATGAGATCGCGAACTACATCCAGGCAGTGGAGCAGCTGACCACCACCACACTCCGCAACGTAGTCGGCGGGCTGAACCTGGAAGAGGCGCTGACCTCCCGTGACCAGATCAACGGCCAGCTGCGCGGCGTCCTGGATGACGCCACCGGCCGCTGGGGTATCCGGGTCTCCCGGGTGGAGCTCAAGGCCATTGAACCGCCCCTGTCGATCCAGGACTCCATGGAGAAGCAGATGCGGGCCGAGCGGGAACGGCGCGCAACCATCCTGACGGCCGAAGGCACCAAGCAGTCGCAGATCCTCACCGCCGAAGGCCGCCGGCAGGCCGCCATCCTCGCTGCCGAAGGTGACGCCAAGGCAGCGATCCTGCGGGCCGACGGCGAGGCCCAGGCCATCGCCAAGGTCTTCGATGCCATCCACAAGGGCAACCCGGACCAGAAGCTCCTGGCCTACCAGTACCTGCAGACCCTGCCGAAACTGGCCGAAGGCACGTCCAACAAGCTGTGGATCATTCCCAGCGAGCTCGGCGAAGCCCTCAAGGGTGTAGGCAGCGCACTGGGCGACTTTGTGCCGGACGCAGCCATGCACTCATCCAACGGGAGCACCCCGGCCCAGGCCACCGGTCCCGCAGCTGCATCCGGGCCTGCAGCCGGAGCCTAG
- a CDS encoding NfeD family protein, with protein sequence MQEVFEWMLSYGWALWLVLFLGFAAVEALTLDLFFGMLAVGALAAMLASFFAAPLFLQVVVFAVVSVLMIGVVRPVALKHLQKGDKDQLSNIDRIIGAPAVTLESVTGSSGTVKIGGDTWTARSVDGSPLPAGVEVSVARIEGATALVQATGTGTTAA encoded by the coding sequence ATGCAGGAAGTCTTCGAATGGATGCTCAGCTACGGCTGGGCCCTCTGGTTGGTGCTTTTCCTTGGATTCGCCGCCGTCGAGGCCCTTACCCTTGACCTGTTCTTCGGCATGCTCGCCGTGGGCGCCCTGGCCGCTATGCTGGCCTCGTTCTTCGCCGCCCCGCTCTTCCTGCAGGTAGTGGTGTTCGCGGTGGTCTCCGTTCTTATGATCGGTGTAGTACGCCCGGTCGCCCTGAAGCACCTGCAGAAGGGCGACAAGGACCAGCTGTCCAACATTGACCGGATAATAGGCGCACCTGCGGTGACGCTGGAATCCGTAACGGGTTCCTCCGGAACGGTGAAGATCGGCGGAGACACGTGGACTGCCCGCAGCGTTGACGGATCCCCGCTGCCCGCGGGCGTCGAGGTCAGCGTCGCACGCATCGAGGGGGCCACCGCCCTGGTCCAGGCAACCGGAACGGGAACAACAGCGGCATAA